In the Vallitalea okinawensis genome, TGTTCCGGTGACACCATTGGTCCAGGTGGTATATTTAGAGCTATGCGTGAGTTACCTGTCATCATGGCGTATACAAAGGATATTGAAGAACTATGTCCTGAAGCTTGGGTTATTAACTATATCAATCCTACAGCTGTACATGGCATGGCTCTCAAACGATTTGCTCCGAACTTAAAGAGTTTTGCCCTTTGTGATGGTTTACATATGCCTCATATCAAACGTCGTTACGCTGTGCGAGCAGGAATCATTAATTCTGAAGAGGATTATAGTGATACAATTGCAAAAGATTTTGATTTTAGAATTGCTGGCGTTAATCACTTTACATGGTGCATCAAGGCTGAGTATCAAGGAAAAGACGTTATGAAAAATATTGCTGAATATTTACGTATTAATGCAGCTAAAGAAACAGATGGTGGTGATGTAGGAGCAAAGGGTAAGTTTAATGATAGTATTGGCTATGAACTTTATAAAGCTTTTGGATATGTTCCTGTATGTGTTGGTCATACCAAGGAATATGTACGATTCTGGCAAGGTCGACAAGTACTTGAACAAACAATCCCTCCTCTTACTCTCTGGGAAACTGAAGCCAGATATAAACGCCATGAAGCCATGTGGGATCAAGTTGATGATTTTATTTCAGGTAAAACCCCTATTGAAGAGTACATGACTACATTTGGACCTGACCATGCAACAGATATTATCGAGAATATGGTGGGTAACCTAGGGAAGAAGTTCTATATTAATACCTATAACAATGGTGCGGTAACCAATATGAATGATGACGCCTTCTTAGAATTACTTTGTGAACCCACTTTAGATGGTATTTATCCTGTACAGGTTGGGGAAATGCCTCGCGGTATAAAGGGTATGGAGGAACTCGTTTTAGATACTCATGAATTAACAGCTGAAGCTGTTGTAAAAGGAAGTCGTGACTTATTAAAACGTGCTATGCTGACTGATCCTTTAGCTTGCTCCATTTCTGATATAGAGAAAATCATAGAAGAATTATTAGAGGCAGAAAAAGATCAAATACCGGATATTTGGTATGAATAGATATTAAAATAATATTACCACCCAGATGAAATGTATATGCAATATTTTGAAAAGAAAGAAACCGACTAATTTTAGTCGGTTTTTTATAAGCGCGAGACGGGATTCGAACCCGCGACCCTCGCCTTGGCAAGGCGATGCTCTACCACTGAGCCACTCACGCATAATGGTGGAGGAAGAAGGATTCGAACCTTCGAAGGCGTTGCCAACAGATTTACAGTCTGCCCCCTTTGGCCACTCGGGAATTCCTCCATATTCAATTTTAGTAATGTTATCCACAGGTGTTTCACATTGACTAAGCGTTCTTACAAACATCTTCCCTAATATCAAGGATATGCGGGATTTGAAGTTAATATTATTTTTGTGGATAATAAATGGGCGCAACAGGGCTCGAACCTGTGACCCCCTGCTTGTAAGGCAGGTGCTCTCCCAGCTGAGCTATGCGCCCTAATAGACTTTTATTAAAGTAATTGAATATTAGGCAAAAAAATGGCGTGCGCAGAAGGATTCGAACCCTCGGCCTTCTGATCCGTAGTCAGACGCTCTATCCAGCTGAGCTATGCGCACAAAAGAAATTATATCACTCATTAGTCTAAAAATGTCGTTCCATAATGGCGACTATGATATAATATCATAAGGCATTTGCATTGTCAACATAAAATAATATAATTTTACTTGTAAATATATTCAATCAATTTACTATAATATATCTATAATATTAAGCCCTTATAGAAATATTATAATAGGAAAACTTCTACCATTAGAAGCTTTCCCTTTAATAATAAATCCAATACCTATTGTGGACTAATCATCAGTATCGTCTATAACATACTTAATATCAAATCTATATTGTGTTGATCAATATCTGTCATCATTGTTTCAACATCATCATATTTAGGCTCATACCATGGGATATCAATAAAGTAATCCTGATACTTTTTACTATTAAATCGATACCCATATTGAGCAAAGATTGCATTTTTCAGTATATTAAGTTCATCCTCAGTAAGTTGTGTTAATTGTTCTTCTACAAAAGCATCTTTTAAATTATAGTTCCTATCTCCAAAAGTAATCACAGTCTCTGTATAATATTCTCTTAACCTTTGCCATTCAGATTGATGAACATATGCACTGCTTAATACATAGCCAAAATAATCATCAAAATACTCAGGATTAACTGATGAACTGTAAAAAAGTTCATAATAGAATTCTGTATTGTTAACTAACGCTTCATTGACCTCAATAAGTTCCTCTATTTCATCTTTCATTCCCAAAGTAGCATAACTATTAAGTAACCTAAGAAAATTAAGCGGTGATGGATTTTGCTGGAATATTTTTTGTGACTCTTCTAACTTATTCTCGTATTTTTTCCATGTTAAATCATAAGAATAAGTATATTGCCCAAGGGTTAAAACATTGACTTGATTTAACTCCATATAAGGTTCACTCGTGTATGTTCTAATAGTCGGCGTATGTAATTCAAGAACCCCATCTCCATCAACATCTTCATATTCATAAGTAAAATAGTCTTCAATAGCTAGCTGATATTCTTCATTATGTAGGATAAAGATATAGTTATCATTAATGTAAATCTCATCTTCTCCATCCTTGTCATAATCGCCTATATCAACAATCATCTTAAATGGATTATCATATGAGGGAATATTGATTGATATACCTGAAGATTCATCTCTATTCCATTGAAATAATAGTTCTTGACTAGCCTTAGATCCTTTATATATTTTCATCCATTCGAAATCTGTTCCATCCATCTTGCTCTCTATTAAATATGAGTCATTATTTGTATTAATCCTATTAATGGGGTCTAAAGTAAATGATAGTTTCCCATCTTTGTCTTCTCGACAATATACATAAATAGGAGTGTTCTTTTTATCTTTTAGAAGAATAACATTGTTACCTACTTCTATTTCTTTCCTAACAGTTCCTTTATAACCAACTTGCTCTAACAGGTCGATTCTATTACTAGTATTACTATCAAAAATATATATTTTGCCACTCTCTTCTTCGATGCAATAAGTTAGGTGATCATTCAAAATTCCGTAGTGATTGGGGATTGTAGTATCATCTGTTTTCCACTCTAGAATCAGATGATTCATAGCATCTGCTATCTTATTCTTATCACTGTAGCTGATTTGAATAGTAGCATTATCGCTTTGAAGATTCTCCCTTTCTCCTCTATAGTTATCAAAAACTGTGAATGCAGCTAAGTTTTCTTTCAACTCCATCTCAATACCGCTGTATTCTTTAAATAGTTCATGATAAGCATAGTAGTATTGGAAGTCTTCGTAATTCTCCAGTGACGTATTATACATTTCAGTTAATAATTTCGTAAAAATATCTTCTTCATAGTTGTTAGGTAAGGTACAGGCCATTACGTAATCAACTTGTTCCTCACCAATGATACCTAAATATAAATCTTTATACTTATAAATTCTTAAGTAATTGCCATAAACAAAAGGTGCTTGTCCAAGATGATCTTCTACGTTTTCAAGAGAGTCACCAAGAGCAATGTCAAACACTATCTTATCATCATATTCCTTTATAATAAAAACTTCGTAATTCCCCTCAGTATCTAACCGAATGTAATCATAATCAACTAAACTATCATCGATCAATTCTTTAGAGTCCGTAATAAGTGCATTTAATATTTTACTGGCATTGCCAAGACTACTCTCTTTTTTTACATGTGTAATGGTTGTATTCAACTTTATTAAATCTCCACCACCAGAGGCAAGGGACTCTTCCGGACTATCTATTTTTTTTATTTCAGTGGTTCGATTATCTGTATATTTCGAACAGCCGGTAATTAAGCAACTGATTAATATAATTAATAGCATAAAAATACCTTTTCTAAACTGTTTATTCATTATTTACTCCCTTTCGTAAAGCTAACTTATTATTCATTACTATTATACTCCCTCACTATAGCATCCCACTGAATTCATTTCTTCATTTTCAAATTTATATAACCTATACCCGTATCCTTCGTAATATGTAAATTTGACCAATAACTCCATAATACCATCAGCATCTACATCAACAATAGATTTAATTTCGTAAGTCATAGCAATTGACTCTACATAGTCCTCGTCCGTTGCTACTATATCCTTGGCTATAAACATCGTTTTTACTTCGTTATCAATTATTTTTCTAACAAATAGAATTGAATATGTATTATTTAACTGATACCCAGCTGAAGAACTTACATTTTCAGCCATTACAATAACTTCATCTACTCCATCGCCTTCTAAATCAATTTTAATGTTTTGTATAATATTAATAGGAATACTTTCATCCATTCCATTATTCATTAAAATCTCTTTTACTATCTCTTTATAAGTTTTGCTTTCGTTACTTTGCATGATAGGAATTCGAGGCATTGCGTTATAGTTACTGTTTAAAGCTATATAATCATCATTCGTTAACTCTTCTTTGCACTTGATGTAAATTTTAACAGGCTCCCAAGCCTCATCTTTTTGAAGTATAGGCTTTTTACCAACCCCTTCTCCTATATACCCATTCAATCCATATATTTTATACTTATTACCACCTTGAATTTCTTGATAGATTTCCGATGCCTCATACCATGATCCTTCACTATATCCACCTAAGAGAATGCCATTATAAACTATTGGGTTATAGAATACGTCACCACTGTCAATGCTCTCTTCCTTCTTAGATGTTACTTTGTCCTCCTTAGCAGTATTACTTTCTGCTGGTTCTTTTTCAATTTGCTCCGCATCTTTTTCTTCTACTTTCTTTATCATTTCAGTCTGCTCTATCTCACTTTGTTCTACCTCAATTTTATTTATGGGCTCAAGAGCTTCACTACTACACCCACTCATGGCACAAACAAGTAAAAAAAGTAATGCTACTAAGCT is a window encoding:
- a CDS encoding family 4 glycosyl hydrolase: MTKTITNPKIVLIGAGSLFFGRQAIWQMVHSEYLNNGTLALVDTDEERLNKMTKLAQMVVECEGVNVTIESSVKARDVLPGADFVVLSFAEKSVYYRGIDCEISEKHGIRMCSGDTIGPGGIFRAMRELPVIMAYTKDIEELCPEAWVINYINPTAVHGMALKRFAPNLKSFALCDGLHMPHIKRRYAVRAGIINSEEDYSDTIAKDFDFRIAGVNHFTWCIKAEYQGKDVMKNIAEYLRINAAKETDGGDVGAKGKFNDSIGYELYKAFGYVPVCVGHTKEYVRFWQGRQVLEQTIPPLTLWETEARYKRHEAMWDQVDDFISGKTPIEEYMTTFGPDHATDIIENMVGNLGKKFYINTYNNGAVTNMNDDAFLELLCEPTLDGIYPVQVGEMPRGIKGMEELVLDTHELTAEAVVKGSRDLLKRAMLTDPLACSISDIEKIIEELLEAEKDQIPDIWYE
- a CDS encoding YARHG domain-containing protein, producing the protein MNKQFRKGIFMLLIILISCLITGCSKYTDNRTTEIKKIDSPEESLASGGGDLIKLNTTITHVKKESSLGNASKILNALITDSKELIDDSLVDYDYIRLDTEGNYEVFIIKEYDDKIVFDIALGDSLENVEDHLGQAPFVYGNYLRIYKYKDLYLGIIGEEQVDYVMACTLPNNYEEDIFTKLLTEMYNTSLENYEDFQYYYAYHELFKEYSGIEMELKENLAAFTVFDNYRGERENLQSDNATIQISYSDKNKIADAMNHLILEWKTDDTTIPNHYGILNDHLTYCIEEESGKIYIFDSNTSNRIDLLEQVGYKGTVRKEIEVGNNVILLKDKKNTPIYVYCREDKDGKLSFTLDPINRINTNNDSYLIESKMDGTDFEWMKIYKGSKASQELLFQWNRDESSGISINIPSYDNPFKMIVDIGDYDKDGEDEIYINDNYIFILHNEEYQLAIEDYFTYEYEDVDGDGVLELHTPTIRTYTSEPYMELNQVNVLTLGQYTYSYDLTWKKYENKLEESQKIFQQNPSPLNFLRLLNSYATLGMKDEIEELIEVNEALVNNTEFYYELFYSSSVNPEYFDDYFGYVLSSAYVHQSEWQRLREYYTETVITFGDRNYNLKDAFVEEQLTQLTEDELNILKNAIFAQYGYRFNSKKYQDYFIDIPWYEPKYDDVETMMTDIDQHNIDLILSML